From one Streptomyces spiramyceticus genomic stretch:
- a CDS encoding ribonucleotide-diphosphate reductase subunit beta, translating to MSDKAATSKNLLDPGFELTLRPMRYPDFYERYRDAIKNTWTVEEVDLHSDVADLAKLTPGEQHMIGRLVAFFATGDSIVSNNLVLTLYKHINSPEARLYLSRQLFEEAVHVQFYLTLLDTYLPDPDDRAAAFDAVEEIPSIREKAQFCFKWMDSVEKIDRLETKADRRRFLLNLICFAACIEGLFFYGAFAYVYWFRSRGLLHGLATGTNWVFRDETMHMNFAFEVVDTVRKEEPELFDDALQQQVTDMLKEAVEAELQFGRDLCGDGLPGMNTESMREYLQCVADQRLERLGFAPVYGSENPFSFMELQGVQELTNFFERRPSAYQVAVEGSVAFDDDF from the coding sequence ATGAGTGACAAGGCTGCTACATCCAAAAACCTTCTCGACCCGGGCTTCGAGCTGACCCTGCGCCCCATGCGCTACCCGGACTTCTACGAGCGCTACCGGGACGCGATCAAGAACACCTGGACGGTGGAGGAGGTCGACCTCCACTCGGACGTCGCCGACCTCGCCAAGCTCACCCCCGGTGAGCAGCACATGATCGGCCGGCTGGTCGCGTTCTTCGCGACGGGCGACTCGATCGTCTCCAACAACCTGGTGCTGACCCTCTACAAGCACATCAACTCCCCCGAGGCGCGGCTGTATCTCTCCCGCCAGCTCTTCGAGGAGGCCGTGCACGTCCAGTTCTACTTGACGCTGCTCGACACCTATCTGCCCGACCCGGACGACCGCGCGGCGGCGTTCGACGCGGTCGAGGAGATCCCCTCCATCCGCGAGAAGGCGCAGTTCTGCTTCAAGTGGATGGACTCGGTCGAGAAGATCGACCGCCTGGAGACGAAGGCCGACCGCCGCCGCTTCCTGCTGAACCTGATCTGCTTCGCGGCGTGCATCGAGGGCCTGTTCTTCTACGGCGCCTTCGCCTACGTCTACTGGTTCCGCTCGCGCGGCCTGCTGCACGGCCTGGCGACCGGCACCAACTGGGTGTTCCGCGACGAGACGATGCACATGAACTTCGCGTTCGAGGTCGTGGACACCGTCCGCAAGGAGGAGCCGGAGCTCTTCGACGACGCCCTCCAGCAGCAGGTCACCGACATGCTGAAGGAGGCCGTCGAGGCGGAGCTCCAGTTCGGTCGCGACCTGTGCGGTGACGGCCTGCCCGGCATGAACACCGAGTCGATGCGCGAGTACCTCCAGTGCGTCGCCGACCAGCGCCTGGAGCGCCTCGGCTTCGCCCCGGTGTACGGCTCGGAGAACCCGTTCTCCTTCATGGAGCTCCAGGGCGT
- a CDS encoding ribonucleoside-diphosphate reductase subunit alpha — protein MTIAPADPASATATATATATESSDGPGTVLLRTLTDLTADLPDTDPGKVAAAALRGRNAGSDAAELRGLATDAAAGLISEDPAYSRLAARLLTRTIRDEAATQGVRTFSESVSVGHREGLIADRTAAFVATHAARLDALIDPTADDRFGYFGLRTVYSRYLLRHPITRQVIETPQHFMLRVASGLAENDSAPAVDEVASLYRLMSRLDYLPSSPTLFNSGTRHPQMSSCYLLDSPQDELDSIYDRYHQVARLSKHAGGIGLAYSRIRARGSLIRGTNGHSNGIVPFLKTLDASVAAVNQGGRRKGAAAVYLETWHADIEEFLELRDNTGEDARRTHNLNLAHWIPDEFMRRVDADADWSLFSPSDAPELVDLWGDEFDAAYRKAEAAGLARKTIPARDLYGRMMRTLAQTGNGWMTFKDASNRTANQTAEPGSVVHSSNLCTEILEVTDDGETAVCNLGSVNLGSFVTEAGDIDWERLDETVRTAVTFLDRVVDINFYPTEQAGRSNSRWRPVGLGAMGLQDVLFKLRLPFDSAEAKTLSTKIAERIMLAAYEASCDLAERNGPLPAWSQTRAARGVLHPDHYGVETTWPERWDALRARIAKTGMRNSLLLAIAPTATIASIAGVYECIEPQVSNLFKRETLSGEFLQVNAYLVEDLKKLGVWDAQSREALREASGSVQGFSWIPDEVRALYRTAWEIPQRGLIDMAAARTPYLDQSQSLNLFLETPTIGKLSSMYAYAWKKGLKTTYYLRSRPATRIARAASAAAPIPVQQAPAPDADAIACSLENPESCEACQ, from the coding sequence GTGACCATCGCGCCAGCCGATCCGGCATCTGCCACAGCAACTGCCACGGCTACCGCCACGGAGTCGTCCGACGGACCCGGGACCGTACTTCTGCGGACCCTGACCGACCTCACCGCCGACCTTCCCGACACCGACCCGGGCAAGGTCGCCGCCGCGGCCCTGCGCGGCCGGAACGCCGGTTCCGACGCGGCCGAGTTGCGGGGGCTCGCCACCGACGCCGCCGCCGGTCTCATCTCCGAGGACCCGGCGTACTCGCGGCTCGCGGCCCGGCTGCTCACCCGCACGATCCGCGACGAGGCGGCGACGCAGGGCGTCCGTACCTTCTCGGAGTCGGTCTCCGTGGGCCACCGCGAGGGCCTCATCGCGGACCGTACGGCCGCCTTCGTCGCCACCCACGCCGCTCGCCTCGACGCGCTGATCGACCCCACTGCCGACGACCGCTTCGGCTACTTCGGCCTGCGCACGGTCTACAGCCGTTACCTGCTGCGCCACCCGATCACGCGCCAGGTCATCGAGACTCCGCAGCACTTCATGCTGCGCGTCGCGTCCGGCCTCGCCGAGAACGACTCCGCCCCGGCCGTCGACGAAGTCGCCTCCCTCTACCGGCTGATGAGCCGCCTCGACTACCTCCCGTCCTCCCCGACGCTCTTCAACTCCGGCACCCGGCACCCGCAGATGTCCTCCTGCTACCTGCTGGACTCGCCGCAGGACGAGCTCGACTCGATCTACGACCGCTACCACCAGGTCGCGCGCCTGTCGAAGCACGCGGGCGGCATCGGCCTCGCGTACTCCCGCATCCGCGCCCGCGGTTCGCTGATCCGCGGCACGAACGGGCACTCCAACGGCATCGTGCCGTTCCTGAAGACGCTCGACGCCTCGGTCGCGGCGGTCAACCAGGGCGGCAGGCGCAAGGGCGCCGCCGCCGTGTACCTGGAGACCTGGCACGCGGACATCGAGGAGTTCCTGGAGCTCCGCGACAACACCGGTGAGGACGCCCGGCGTACGCACAACCTGAACCTCGCGCACTGGATCCCCGACGAGTTCATGCGCCGCGTCGACGCCGACGCCGACTGGTCGCTGTTCTCGCCGTCGGACGCGCCCGAGCTGGTCGACCTGTGGGGCGACGAGTTCGACGCCGCGTACCGCAAGGCCGAGGCGGCGGGTCTGGCCCGCAAGACGATCCCGGCCCGTGACCTGTACGGCCGCATGATGCGTACCCTCGCCCAGACCGGCAACGGCTGGATGACCTTCAAGGACGCGTCGAACCGTACGGCCAACCAGACGGCCGAGCCCGGCTCCGTCGTCCACTCCTCCAACCTCTGCACCGAGATCCTGGAGGTCACGGACGACGGCGAGACGGCCGTCTGCAACCTCGGTTCGGTCAACCTCGGTTCGTTCGTCACCGAGGCCGGCGACATCGACTGGGAGCGCCTGGACGAGACGGTCCGTACCGCCGTCACCTTCCTCGACCGCGTCGTCGACATCAACTTCTACCCGACCGAGCAGGCGGGCCGCTCCAACTCCCGCTGGCGCCCGGTGGGCCTGGGTGCGATGGGCCTCCAGGATGTCCTCTTCAAGCTGCGGCTGCCCTTCGACTCCGCCGAAGCGAAGACGCTCTCCACGAAGATCGCCGAGCGGATCATGCTCGCCGCGTACGAGGCCTCCTGCGACCTCGCCGAACGCAACGGACCGTTGCCCGCCTGGTCCCAGACCCGCGCCGCGCGCGGCGTGCTGCACCCCGACCACTACGGCGTCGAGACGACCTGGCCGGAGCGGTGGGACGCGCTGCGCGCCCGTATCGCCAAGACCGGAATGCGCAACTCCCTGCTCCTCGCGATCGCGCCGACCGCGACCATCGCATCGATCGCGGGCGTGTACGAGTGCATCGAGCCGCAGGTCTCCAACCTCTTCAAGCGCGAGACGCTCAGCGGTGAATTCCTCCAGGTCAACGCCTACTTGGTGGAGGACCTGAAGAAGCTCGGCGTCTGGGACGCCCAGTCCCGCGAGGCGCTGCGCGAGGCCAGCGGCTCGGTCCAGGGCTTCAGCTGGATCCCGGACGAGGTACGAGCGCTGTACCGCACCGCGTGGGAGATCCCGCAGCGCGGACTGATCGACATGGCGGCGGCCCGTACGCCGTACCTCGACCAGTCGCAGTCCCTCAACCTCTTCCTGGAGACGCCGACCATCGGGAAGCTCAGCTCGATGTACGCGTACGCCTGGAAGAAGGGGCTGAAGACGACGTACTACCTGCGCTCGCGCCCCGCGACCCGCATCGCGCGCGCGGCCTCGGCCGCGGCCCCCATCCCCGTACAGCAGGCTCCGGCTCCCGACGCGGACGCGATCGCCTGCTCCCTTGAGAACCCCGAGTCCTGCGAGGCGTGCCAGTAA
- a CDS encoding ribosomal protein L7/L12, whose amino-acid sequence MNTEMLFLALLIVIVLVGSITDGRIKRTTRNVARLERKIDLILGQLGIQEADPELDRVNTLLRDGKKIPAIKLYREITGADLVEAKNAVERMESQI is encoded by the coding sequence ATGAATACGGAGATGTTGTTCCTCGCCCTCCTCATCGTCATCGTGCTGGTGGGCTCGATCACCGATGGCCGGATCAAACGAACCACCCGCAACGTCGCCCGCCTTGAGCGCAAGATCGATCTCATCCTCGGCCAGTTGGGCATCCAGGAGGCCGATCCCGAACTGGACCGGGTCAACACGCTCCTGCGGGACGGGAAGAAGATTCCGGCGATCAAGCTCTACCGCGAGATCACGGGCGCCGACCTCGTGGAGGCCAAGAACGCGGTCGAGCGGATGGAGAGCCAGATATGA
- a CDS encoding YbdD/YjiX family protein, protein MTLTDVRRAAGRIRWYVRELTGESAYDRYVAHARSHDPGAPVMTRRDFERSRTDAREADPREGFRCC, encoded by the coding sequence ATGACCCTCACGGACGTGCGCCGGGCGGCGGGCCGGATCCGCTGGTACGTCCGCGAGCTGACGGGCGAGTCGGCGTACGACCGCTATGTCGCGCACGCCCGTTCCCACGACCCCGGGGCCCCGGTCATGACCCGCCGGGACTTCGAGCGCAGCCGCACGGACGCCCGCGAGGCAGACCCCCGCGAGGGCTTCCGCTGCTGCTGA
- a CDS encoding carbon starvation CstA family protein → MPESTPPPERQRALSPKSIAIWATVALVGAIGWSVLALSRGEEVSAAWMLAAALGSYAIAYRFYSRFIANRVLKVDKNRATPAERLDNGVDFHPTDRRVLFGHHFAAIAGAGPLVGPVLAAQMGYLPGTIWIIVGVIFAGAVQDMVTLFFSTRRNGRSLGQMARDEIGPFGGAAALIAVFAIMIILLAVLALVIVNALAHSPWGVFSIGMTIPIALFMGVYLRILRPGRVSEVSLIGVSLLLLAIVAGGWVAESSWADTFTLEPGTLVIWMIVYGFLASVLPVWLLLAPRDYLSTFMKIGTIGLLALGVFIALPTLKMDAVTDFATSGTGPVFAGSMFPFVFITIACGALSGFHSLVSSGTTPKMVQKETQIRMIGYGAMLTESFVAVMAMITACIIDPGLYFAINSPAGVIGDNVQAASEAVTNLGFSISPDALAKAAADVEEQSLLSRTGGAPTFALGMSEIFSAVIGGAGMKAFWYHFAIMFEALFILTTVDAGTRVGRFMLQDMLGNVYKPFRQVSWKPGVWFASAVVVGGWGYFLWVGVHDPLGGINQLFPLFGIANQLLAAVALAVCTTLLVKSGRLKWAWVTAVPLAWDAAVTLTASWQKIFSDDVKVGFFAQRDKYQAGIDAGQVLPPAKSLDDMHTVVTNSTVDGVLCALFAILIVVVLVDAARVCVKAVRNPASATLSEAPFVESRLVAPASIIATKEEKAELVAAGLGPEGGIRKEAEPVGTGTVGTETVGTGTPE, encoded by the coding sequence ATGCCGGAATCGACACCTCCACCCGAGAGGCAACGGGCACTGTCCCCGAAGTCCATAGCCATATGGGCCACGGTGGCCCTCGTCGGAGCGATCGGCTGGTCCGTCCTCGCGCTCTCCAGGGGCGAAGAGGTCTCCGCAGCCTGGATGCTGGCGGCGGCCCTCGGCTCGTACGCCATCGCGTACCGCTTCTACTCGCGCTTCATCGCCAACCGCGTCCTGAAGGTCGACAAGAACCGGGCCACTCCCGCCGAGCGGCTCGACAACGGCGTCGACTTCCACCCCACCGACCGGCGCGTGCTGTTCGGGCACCACTTCGCCGCGATCGCGGGCGCCGGGCCGCTGGTCGGGCCCGTGCTCGCCGCGCAGATGGGCTACCTGCCCGGCACGATCTGGATCATCGTCGGCGTCATCTTCGCCGGCGCCGTCCAGGACATGGTGACGCTGTTCTTCTCCACGCGCCGCAACGGCCGTTCGCTCGGCCAGATGGCACGTGACGAGATCGGGCCCTTCGGCGGCGCGGCCGCGCTGATCGCCGTCTTCGCCATCATGATCATCCTGCTCGCGGTGCTCGCGCTGGTCATCGTGAACGCCCTCGCGCACTCGCCGTGGGGCGTCTTCTCCATCGGCATGACGATCCCGATCGCGCTCTTCATGGGCGTATATCTGCGCATTCTGCGTCCCGGCCGGGTCAGCGAGGTGTCGCTCATCGGCGTATCGCTGCTGCTGCTCGCGATCGTCGCGGGCGGCTGGGTCGCGGAGTCGTCGTGGGCGGACACCTTCACGCTGGAGCCGGGCACGCTCGTCATCTGGATGATCGTGTACGGCTTCCTCGCCTCGGTGCTGCCGGTGTGGCTGCTCCTGGCCCCGCGCGACTACCTCTCGACGTTCATGAAGATCGGCACGATCGGGCTGCTGGCTCTCGGCGTCTTCATCGCCCTGCCGACGCTGAAGATGGACGCCGTCACCGACTTCGCGACCAGCGGCACCGGCCCGGTCTTCGCCGGCTCGATGTTCCCGTTCGTCTTCATCACCATCGCCTGCGGCGCCCTCTCCGGCTTCCACTCCCTGGTCTCTTCGGGCACCACCCCGAAGATGGTCCAGAAGGAGACGCAGATCCGGATGATCGGTTACGGCGCCATGCTGACCGAGTCGTTCGTCGCGGTCATGGCGATGATCACCGCCTGCATCATCGACCCGGGCCTGTACTTCGCGATCAACTCGCCCGCCGGTGTGATCGGCGACAACGTCCAGGCCGCGTCCGAAGCGGTGACCAACCTCGGGTTCTCCATCTCCCCCGACGCGCTGGCCAAGGCGGCGGCGGATGTCGAGGAGCAGAGCCTCCTGTCGCGCACCGGTGGTGCGCCGACCTTTGCGCTCGGCATGTCGGAGATCTTCTCGGCGGTCATCGGCGGCGCCGGGATGAAGGCGTTCTGGTACCACTTCGCGATCATGTTCGAGGCGCTGTTCATCCTCACCACGGTGGACGCAGGCACCCGCGTCGGCCGCTTCATGCTCCAGGACATGCTCGGCAACGTCTACAAGCCGTTCCGCCAGGTCAGCTGGAAGCCGGGTGTCTGGTTCGCCAGCGCTGTCGTCGTCGGCGGCTGGGGCTACTTCCTGTGGGTCGGCGTGCACGACCCACTGGGCGGCATCAACCAGCTCTTCCCGCTGTTCGGCATCGCCAACCAGCTCCTCGCCGCCGTCGCGCTCGCCGTCTGCACCACACTGCTCGTCAAGTCCGGGCGGCTGAAGTGGGCATGGGTCACCGCCGTCCCGCTCGCCTGGGACGCCGCGGTCACGCTCACCGCGAGCTGGCAGAAGATCTTCTCGGACGACGTGAAGGTCGGCTTCTTCGCCCAGCGCGACAAGTACCAGGCGGGCATCGACGCCGGCCAGGTGCTGCCGCCCGCCAAGAGCCTCGACGACATGCACACCGTCGTCACCAACTCCACGGTCGACGGCGTGCTGTGCGCGCTCTTCGCGATCCTCATCGTGGTGGTGCTCGTCGACGCGGCCAGGGTGTGCGTCAAGGCGGTCCGCAACCCCGCGAGCGCCACGCTCAGCGAGGCTCCGTTCGTCGAGTCGCGGCTCGTCGCGCCCGCGTCGATCATCGCGACCAAGGAAGAGAAGGCGGAGCTCGTGGCGGCAGGCCTCGGCCCGGAGGGCGGCATCCGCAAGGAAGCCGAGCCCGTCGGTACGGGGACAGTCGGGACGGAGACAGTCGGAACAGGAACGCCGGAATGA
- a CDS encoding GntR family transcriptional regulator: MATDGGGTEAEGGPATRTARVPKYYRLKRHLLDMTETLPPGTPVPPERTLAAEFDTSRTTVRQALQELVVEGRLERIQGKGTFVAKPKVSQALQLTSYTEDMRAQGLEPTSQLLDIGYVTADDTLAGLLDISPGGRVLRIERLRLASGEPMAIETTHLSAKRFPALRRSLVKYTSLYTALAEVYDVRLAEAEETIETSLATPREAGLLGTDVGLPMLMLSRHSIDGNGDPVEWVRSVYRGDRYKFVANLKRPETD; the protein is encoded by the coding sequence ATGGCCACGGACGGGGGCGGCACAGAAGCCGAGGGCGGGCCGGCGACTCGCACGGCGCGCGTACCCAAGTACTACCGGCTAAAGCGGCATTTGCTGGATATGACGGAAACGCTGCCGCCGGGTACGCCGGTGCCGCCGGAGCGGACCCTGGCAGCCGAGTTCGACACGTCACGCACGACCGTGCGCCAGGCGCTGCAGGAACTGGTCGTCGAGGGCCGTCTCGAACGGATCCAGGGCAAGGGCACCTTCGTGGCCAAGCCCAAGGTCTCGCAGGCCCTCCAACTCACCTCGTACACCGAGGACATGCGGGCACAGGGCCTGGAGCCCACGTCCCAGCTCCTCGACATCGGGTACGTGACAGCCGACGACACGCTCGCCGGGCTGCTCGACATCAGCCCGGGCGGCCGCGTCCTGCGCATCGAGCGCCTGCGGCTGGCGAGCGGCGAGCCGATGGCCATCGAGACGACGCATCTGTCGGCGAAGCGCTTCCCCGCGCTGCGCCGCTCGCTCGTCAAGTACACCTCGCTCTACACCGCCTTGGCCGAGGTGTACGACGTACGGCTCGCCGAGGCCGAGGAGACCATCGAGACCTCGCTCGCCACGCCGCGCGAGGCCGGGCTGCTCGGTACGGACGTGGGCCTGCCGATGCTGATGCTCTCCCGGCACTCGATCGACGGGAACGGCGATCCGGTGGAGTGGGTGCGCTCTGTCTACCGGGGCGACCGCTACAAGTTCGTGGCCAACCTGAAGCGGCCGGAGACGGACTGA
- a CDS encoding sugar ABC transporter substrate-binding protein, producing MKRKLIAAIGATAMMASVAACGSGDSNASKDPKERNETLTVWLMVDAQSTWPELVKDVNAQFKAKYPKTKVNVQYQQWGDKAKKLDAALAGDKYPDVVELGNTETMTYILNGALGEIDPKKYENSDTWIKGLKDTCSFEGKQYCVPYYAGARVALYNKDMFKAGTGSDKLPQTEADLTKALDKVGKKYDKDKAFSPLYLPGRYWYAAMSYVAAYGGQIAKYDEGTKEWKSSLSTPEAQKGIKHFTDLVDTYNNGDKTKDEQDHANVMANEKTALLYGNGWEAGSVIDPKGNGNAKLKDKIGVAGMPGPDGKALPSFIGGSDLATISKSKVQDLGEEWISMFTSAKSQEVLASKNILPNNTKQLAPLKAKPETAPIANAVPDAWFTPIAPGWTAIEKKEILEVMLLDIIKGKSVEDATKAADAEIDKLINAES from the coding sequence GTGAAGCGCAAGCTCATCGCGGCAATTGGTGCGACGGCCATGATGGCTTCGGTCGCGGCGTGTGGTTCCGGAGACTCCAACGCTTCCAAGGACCCCAAGGAGCGCAACGAGACGCTCACCGTCTGGCTGATGGTCGACGCTCAGAGCACGTGGCCCGAGCTGGTCAAGGACGTCAACGCCCAGTTCAAGGCGAAGTACCCCAAGACCAAGGTGAACGTCCAGTACCAGCAGTGGGGCGACAAGGCCAAGAAGCTGGACGCCGCGCTCGCCGGTGACAAGTACCCGGACGTCGTGGAGCTCGGCAACACCGAGACGATGACGTACATCCTCAACGGTGCTCTCGGCGAGATCGACCCGAAGAAGTACGAGAATTCCGACACCTGGATCAAGGGCCTCAAGGACACCTGTTCCTTCGAGGGCAAGCAGTACTGCGTGCCCTACTACGCGGGCGCCCGCGTCGCGCTCTACAACAAGGACATGTTCAAGGCGGGCACCGGCTCCGACAAGCTGCCCCAGACCGAGGCCGACCTGACCAAGGCCCTCGACAAGGTCGGCAAGAAGTACGACAAGGACAAGGCGTTCTCGCCGCTCTACCTGCCGGGCCGCTACTGGTACGCCGCCATGTCGTACGTCGCCGCGTACGGCGGCCAGATAGCCAAGTACGACGAGGGCACGAAGGAGTGGAAGTCCTCCCTCTCCACGCCCGAGGCGCAGAAGGGCATCAAGCACTTCACCGACCTGGTCGACACGTACAACAACGGCGACAAGACCAAGGACGAGCAGGACCACGCCAACGTCATGGCCAATGAGAAGACCGCTCTTCTATACGGCAACGGCTGGGAAGCCGGCAGCGTCATCGACCCCAAGGGCAACGGCAACGCCAAGCTGAAGGACAAGATCGGCGTCGCCGGTATGCCCGGCCCCGATGGCAAGGCCCTGCCGTCCTTCATCGGCGGCTCCGACCTCGCCACCATCTCCAAGTCCAAGGTCCAGGACCTCGGCGAGGAGTGGATCTCGATGTTCACGAGCGCGAAGTCGCAGGAGGTCCTCGCCTCCAAGAACATCCTGCCGAACAACACCAAGCAGCTCGCACCGCTGAAGGCCAAGCCGGAGACCGCTCCGATCGCCAACGCCGTGCCCGACGCCTGGTTCACGCCGATCGCCCCGGGCTGGACGGCCATCGAGAAGAAGGAAATTCTCGAAGTCATGCTGCTCGACATCATCAAGGGCAAGTCGGTCGAGGACGCCACCAAGGCGGCCGACGCGGAGATCGACAAGCTGATCAACGCAGAGTCCTGA
- a CDS encoding carbohydrate ABC transporter permease translates to MSAADIQAADPPATMDQAPEVIGPEPSEGASRRPRKAGALLPYLLIAPAFVAIAAVFVWPLVKTVIMSFQDVGRRELWTGEAAPWVGFDQFTEILGDGEFWDVVVRTIVFMAACVVSTMVIGLGLAMVMQRMSTWARLLLTAALIAAWSMPLLVATSIFRWFADSDYGVLNMVLTEYLGLDFQGHNWFLDSTQGFTIIGGVVVWGAVPFVTITLYAALTQVPKELEEAASLDGAGTGGVFRYVTWPVIKPVFQMVATLSVIWDFNVFGQVFLIRGNKPEPEYALLGLYSFEKAFESNSFSQGAAISLITVLLLSGVAVYYLRQLLKIGEVE, encoded by the coding sequence ATGAGTGCCGCCGACATTCAAGCAGCAGACCCCCCGGCAACCATGGATCAGGCCCCCGAGGTCATCGGCCCCGAGCCGTCCGAGGGCGCGTCGCGCAGGCCGCGGAAGGCCGGCGCCCTGCTGCCGTACCTCCTGATAGCCCCCGCGTTCGTCGCGATCGCTGCCGTGTTCGTCTGGCCGCTGGTCAAGACGGTGATCATGTCCTTCCAGGACGTCGGCCGCCGCGAACTGTGGACCGGGGAAGCCGCCCCCTGGGTGGGATTCGACCAGTTCACCGAGATCCTCGGCGACGGCGAGTTCTGGGACGTCGTCGTACGCACGATCGTCTTCATGGCCGCCTGCGTGGTGTCCACGATGGTGATCGGGCTCGGCCTCGCCATGGTGATGCAGCGCATGTCCACCTGGGCCCGGCTGCTGCTCACGGCCGCGCTCATCGCGGCCTGGTCGATGCCGCTGCTCGTGGCGACCTCGATCTTCCGCTGGTTCGCCGACTCCGACTACGGCGTACTGAACATGGTGCTGACGGAGTATCTGGGCCTGGACTTCCAGGGCCACAACTGGTTCCTCGACTCCACGCAGGGCTTCACCATCATCGGCGGGGTCGTCGTCTGGGGCGCTGTCCCCTTCGTCACCATCACGCTCTACGCCGCCCTGACCCAGGTCCCCAAGGAGCTGGAGGAGGCCGCGTCGCTCGACGGCGCCGGCACCGGCGGCGTATTCCGTTATGTCACCTGGCCGGTCATCAAGCCGGTCTTCCAGATGGTCGCCACCCTGTCGGTGATCTGGGACTTCAATGTCTTCGGCCAGGTCTTCCTGATCCGCGGCAACAAGCCGGAACCGGAGTACGCGCTGCTCGGCCTCTACTCCTTCGAGAAGGCATTCGAGTCCAACTCCTTCAGCCAGGGCGCGGCGATCTCCCTCATCACGGTCCTGCTGCTGTCCGGCGTCGCCGTGTACTACCTGCGCCAGCTGCTCAAGATCGGAGAGGTCGAGTGA
- a CDS encoding carbohydrate ABC transporter permease → MSVSTPQVLRPDRKKNRLLFNVVGLLAFVVMAFPVYWLVISALRPNSEIRSYDQTLWPSSITFDNFQRAINMPNFGTAIQSSLIICVTAVVGAMVLSTIAAFAIGRFRFFGRKAFMMVLLVVQLLPPTAMLIPIYIQLNDLGGLNEYWGVTTIYLVSTLPFATWMIRGFVINIPKELEESAMVDGCSRMGAFWRVIFPLLAPGLAAASIFSLINAWNEYLLAYVVLQDNDKYTLNVWLMNFTTSRGVDYGALMAASTLIAIPVVVFFMIVQKKMASGLTSGAVKG, encoded by the coding sequence GTGAGCGTCTCCACTCCCCAGGTCCTGCGACCCGACCGCAAGAAGAACCGGCTGCTCTTCAATGTCGTAGGGCTGCTGGCCTTCGTCGTCATGGCCTTCCCGGTCTACTGGCTGGTCATCAGCGCACTGCGGCCGAACAGTGAAATCCGCAGCTACGACCAGACGTTGTGGCCCTCGTCGATCACCTTCGACAACTTCCAGCGGGCCATCAACATGCCGAACTTCGGCACGGCGATCCAGTCCAGCCTGATCATCTGTGTCACCGCGGTCGTCGGCGCCATGGTGCTCTCCACCATCGCCGCCTTCGCGATCGGCCGCTTCCGGTTCTTCGGCCGCAAGGCCTTCATGATGGTGCTGCTCGTCGTGCAGCTGCTGCCGCCGACCGCGATGCTCATCCCCATCTACATCCAGCTCAACGACCTGGGCGGGCTCAACGAGTACTGGGGCGTGACGACCATCTATCTCGTCTCCACGCTGCCCTTCGCGACCTGGATGATCCGCGGCTTCGTGATCAACATTCCGAAGGAGCTGGAGGAGTCCGCGATGGTGGACGGCTGCAGCCGGATGGGCGCCTTCTGGCGCGTCATCTTCCCGCTGCTCGCCCCCGGCCTCGCCGCCGCCTCGATCTTCTCGCTGATCAACGCGTGGAACGAGTACCTCCTCGCGTACGTCGTGCTCCAGGACAACGACAAATACACGCTCAATGTGTGGCTCATGAACTTCACCACCTCCCGCGGTGTGGACTACGGCGCGCTGATGGCCGCCTCGACGCTCATCGCCATCCCGGTCGTTGTCTTCTTCATGATCGTCCAGAAGAAGATGGCATCGGGTCTCACCTCCGGCGCAGTGAAGGGGTAA